The following proteins come from a genomic window of Flavobacterium crocinum:
- the hisIE gene encoding bifunctional phosphoribosyl-AMP cyclohydrolase/phosphoribosyl-ATP diphosphatase HisIE, which translates to MDIDIKSAHGLIPAIIQDSETKNVLMLGYMNEESLQKTIETQKVTFFSRSKQRLWTKGEESGNFLNLVSIKNDCDGDTLLIQAKPVGPTCHTGADTCWQEPNEANYGFISQLENTIKTRRENADSEKSYVASLFEKGINKIAQKVGEEAVEVVIEAKDDNDDLFLSESADLLFHYLILLQAKGFQLNDVIEVLKKRQK; encoded by the coding sequence ATGGATATCGATATCAAAAGCGCGCACGGATTGATTCCGGCTATCATTCAGGATTCAGAAACAAAAAATGTTCTGATGCTGGGTTATATGAACGAAGAATCGCTTCAAAAAACAATTGAAACGCAAAAAGTAACTTTTTTCAGTCGTTCCAAACAAAGACTTTGGACAAAAGGTGAGGAGAGTGGCAACTTTTTAAATTTAGTAAGTATCAAAAATGACTGCGATGGCGATACACTTTTGATTCAGGCAAAACCTGTTGGGCCAACTTGTCACACTGGTGCAGATACTTGCTGGCAGGAACCAAATGAGGCGAACTATGGTTTTATTTCTCAATTAGAAAACACGATCAAAACACGCAGAGAAAATGCTGATTCAGAGAAAAGTTATGTAGCTTCTCTATTCGAAAAAGGAATCAATAAAATAGCTCAAAAAGTAGGAGAAGAAGCTGTAGAAGTGGTTATTGAAGCAAAGGATGATAATGATGATTTATTCCTTAGCGAAAGCGCCGATTTACTGTTTCATTACTTGATTTTATTGCAGGCAAAAGGATTTCAATTAAATGATGTTATTGAAGTTTTGAAAAAACGTCAAAAGTAA
- a CDS encoding carbohydrate-binding family 9-like protein → MFSIVINSQNIPVYKTNNPIRIDGNLSDWDKPFLGPFVIHNSGEKALQNTYVSFLWNDENLYIAYNCTDSNIVGKPQTKDAQIFYTDDLVEIFIDPDGDGQNYVEIGVNAFSTNYDLLLRCISPECGGWKTETGFNIKGMETVSNINLDGYTVEIKIPFASLEKIRNANFTKPKIGTKWKANAFRIDYGKTIEYQALQPYKSLKFGFHQPEEFAVFEFLE, encoded by the coding sequence ATGTTTTCTATAGTTATCAATTCACAAAACATTCCTGTATATAAAACCAATAATCCAATAAGAATTGATGGAAATTTATCTGACTGGGATAAACCTTTTTTAGGGCCTTTTGTCATTCACAATTCAGGAGAAAAAGCTTTGCAAAATACTTATGTTTCTTTTTTATGGAATGATGAAAATCTGTACATCGCCTACAATTGTACCGATTCTAATATAGTCGGAAAACCTCAAACTAAAGATGCACAAATATTTTATACTGATGATTTGGTGGAAATTTTTATAGATCCCGACGGAGACGGACAAAATTATGTTGAGATTGGAGTAAATGCCTTTTCGACAAATTATGATCTGCTTTTAAGATGTATTTCCCCTGAATGTGGAGGATGGAAAACAGAAACAGGCTTTAACATTAAAGGAATGGAAACTGTTAGCAATATCAATTTAGATGGATATACTGTGGAAATTAAAATTCCCTTCGCAAGTCTTGAAAAGATTAGAAATGCGAACTTTACAAAACCTAAAATTGGTACAAAATGGAAAGCAAATGCCTTTAGAATTGATTATGGAAAAACGATTGAATATCAAGCTTTACAACCTTATAAGAGTTTAAAGTTTGGTTTTCATCAGCCGGAAGAATTTGCTGTTTTTGAGTTTTTGGAATAA
- the hisH gene encoding imidazole glycerol phosphate synthase subunit HisH, whose protein sequence is MKIVIINYGAGNIQSIMFAIERLGFKAVLSNDPEEIKSADKVIFPGVGEASSAMSKLRESGLDSLIPELKQPVLGICLGMQLMCNKTEEGNTEGLGIFDVDVLKFSNKVKVPQMGWNQIYDLKSDLFKEISENEFMYLVHSFYAPNCEESIATTNYDVEYASALQKDNFYGTQFHPEKSGDVGEKILGNFLKLNSN, encoded by the coding sequence TTGAAAATAGTAATTATAAATTACGGAGCAGGAAATATTCAAAGCATTATGTTTGCTATTGAAAGATTGGGTTTTAAAGCTGTTTTGAGTAATGATCCTGAAGAGATTAAATCGGCTGATAAAGTGATTTTTCCTGGTGTAGGCGAAGCAAGTTCTGCAATGAGTAAACTTCGTGAAAGCGGTTTGGATAGTTTAATTCCCGAATTGAAACAACCCGTTTTAGGAATCTGTCTTGGAATGCAGTTAATGTGTAACAAAACAGAGGAAGGAAATACAGAAGGGTTGGGAATTTTTGATGTTGATGTTTTAAAATTCTCCAACAAAGTAAAAGTTCCGCAAATGGGCTGGAATCAGATTTATGATTTAAAGTCAGATTTATTTAAAGAAATTTCAGAAAATGAATTTATGTATTTGGTTCATAGTTTTTATGCGCCAAATTGCGAAGAATCTATTGCTACAACAAATTATGATGTTGAATATGCATCGGCTTTGCAAAAGGATAATTTTTACGGAACTCAGTTTCACCCAGAAAAAAGTGGTGATGTTGGGGAAAAGATTTTGGGTAATTTTCTAAAGCTAAATTCCAATTAA
- the hisA gene encoding 1-(5-phosphoribosyl)-5-[(5-phosphoribosylamino)methylideneamino]imidazole-4-carboxamide isomerase has translation MRIIPAIDIIEGKCVRLSKGDYDTKIIYNENPLEVAKSFEAHGIEYLHLVDLDGAKSSKIVNYKILEQIATQTSLKIDFGGGLKSDDDLRIAFESGANQITGGSIAVKNRAIFEKWISEYGSDKIILGADAKDEKIAVSGWLEESNEDLVPFIQDYQSKGIQYVICTDIAKDGMLQGPSFDLYSKILAEANGVKLIASGGISSFDELPKLAELGCEGTIIGKAIYEGRITLKQLENYILNK, from the coding sequence ATGAGAATAATACCAGCCATAGATATCATTGAAGGAAAATGTGTTCGTTTGTCCAAAGGTGATTATGATACCAAAATAATTTACAATGAGAATCCGCTTGAAGTGGCGAAATCATTTGAAGCTCACGGAATTGAATATCTGCATTTAGTAGATTTAGATGGTGCGAAATCAAGTAAAATTGTTAATTATAAAATCTTAGAGCAAATTGCCACACAAACCAGTTTAAAAATTGATTTTGGGGGCGGCTTAAAATCGGATGATGATTTGAGAATTGCTTTTGAAAGCGGTGCAAATCAAATTACAGGTGGAAGTATTGCAGTAAAAAACAGAGCGATTTTCGAAAAATGGATTTCAGAATATGGATCAGATAAAATTATATTAGGAGCTGATGCAAAAGACGAAAAAATTGCGGTTTCTGGTTGGTTAGAAGAATCAAACGAAGATTTAGTGCCGTTTATTCAAGACTATCAGTCAAAAGGAATTCAGTACGTTATATGTACTGATATTGCTAAAGACGGAATGCTTCAAGGCCCAAGTTTTGATTTATACAGCAAAATCTTAGCAGAAGCTAACGGAGTAAAACTAATTGCTTCAGGCGGAATTTCAAGTTTTGATGAACTACCAAAATTAGCTGAATTAGGTTGTGAAGGAACGATAATCGGAAAAGCGATTTACGAAGGAAGAATTACATTAAAGCAACTTGAAAATTATATTTTAAATAAATAG
- the hisC gene encoding histidinol-phosphate transaminase codes for MSTFDINTITRENVKSLKPYSSARDEFEDFDTADMIFLDANENPYQNGVNRYPDPQQNSVKAILAKNNNTKQSQILLGNGSDEVLDLLFRAFCEPKKDNIISLPPTYGMYGVLANINAVENREILLTTDFQPQVEKILEAVDENTKIIFLCSPNNPTGNSFSDESVVKLLQNFKGLVVIDEAYIDFSDKESWLTEIDEYPNLVITQTLSKAYGLAGIRLGICYASEEVISILNKIKPPYNVNELTQQRAKERLKDSDKIKQEIASIIKQREDLIKVLLDVNFVEKIYPTEANFVLVKVDDANKRYDQLIEKGIVIRNRTTQPLCENCLRFTIGTEEENAVLIKELKLLN; via the coding sequence ATGAGTACGTTCGATATAAATACAATAACAAGAGAAAACGTAAAATCCTTAAAACCTTATTCTTCCGCGAGAGATGAGTTTGAAGATTTTGATACAGCTGATATGATTTTTTTGGATGCCAATGAAAATCCGTATCAAAATGGGGTAAATCGCTATCCGGATCCACAGCAGAATTCGGTTAAAGCGATTTTAGCTAAAAATAATAACACCAAACAAAGTCAGATTTTGTTAGGAAACGGAAGCGATGAAGTTTTAGATTTACTTTTCAGAGCTTTCTGTGAACCTAAAAAAGACAATATTATTTCGTTACCGCCTACTTATGGAATGTATGGTGTTTTGGCGAATATCAATGCAGTAGAAAATAGAGAAATTCTTTTAACTACAGATTTCCAGCCACAAGTTGAAAAGATTTTAGAAGCAGTTGATGAAAATACGAAAATCATTTTTTTGTGTTCTCCAAACAATCCAACAGGAAATTCATTTTCAGATGAAAGTGTGGTAAAATTACTTCAAAACTTTAAAGGTTTGGTGGTAATTGATGAAGCTTATATTGACTTTTCAGATAAAGAAAGTTGGTTGACAGAAATTGATGAATATCCAAATTTAGTCATTACACAGACACTTTCAAAAGCCTATGGTTTGGCTGGAATTCGTTTAGGAATTTGTTATGCTTCTGAAGAAGTAATTTCAATTCTGAATAAAATTAAACCGCCTTATAACGTAAACGAACTGACACAACAAAGGGCTAAAGAACGTTTAAAAGATTCGGATAAAATAAAACAGGAAATAGCTTCTATTATAAAACAAAGAGAAGATTTAATTAAAGTTTTACTTGACGTGAATTTTGTTGAGAAAATCTATCCGACAGAAGCCAATTTTGTTTTGGTAAAAGTAGATGATGCTAACAAAAGATACGATCAGTTAATCGAAAAAGGCATTGTAATTCGCAACAGAACCACACAGCCTTTATGCGAAAATTGTCTTCGTTTCACAATTGGAACAGAAGAAGAAAATGCTGTTTTAATAAAAGAATTGAAGTTGTTAAACTAA
- the hisB gene encoding bifunctional histidinol-phosphatase/imidazoleglycerol-phosphate dehydratase HisB, giving the protein MKKVLFIDRDGTIVLEPENYQLDSLEKLEFYPKAFQYLAKIANELDYELAMVTNQDGLGTDSFPENTFWPTQNFILKAFENEGVVFDEIFVDRSFPEENAPTRKPRTGMLTKYLNNPEYDLENSFVLGDRLTDVELAKNLGAKAIFMNDTDGAGSNEISAKREELDETIVLQSMDWKTIYEFLKLEARSASITRKTNETDIYINLNLDGTGKSKIDTGIAFFDHMLDQISRHGQMDLEILVKGDLEVDEHHTIEDTAIALGEVFAKALGNKLGIERYGFCLPMDDCLAQAAIDFGGRNWLIWETEFKREMVGKMPTEMFYHFFKSFTDGAKANLNIKAEGINEHHKIEAIFKAFAKAIKVAVKRDTEKMILPSTKGML; this is encoded by the coding sequence ATGAAAAAAGTACTTTTTATCGATCGTGACGGAACGATTGTTTTAGAACCTGAAAATTATCAATTAGACAGCTTAGAAAAGCTGGAGTTTTATCCAAAAGCTTTTCAATATCTGGCTAAAATTGCCAATGAACTAGATTACGAACTAGCAATGGTAACGAATCAGGACGGATTAGGAACAGATAGTTTTCCTGAAAATACCTTTTGGCCAACGCAGAATTTTATTCTGAAAGCTTTTGAAAATGAAGGTGTTGTTTTTGATGAAATCTTTGTTGACAGATCTTTTCCGGAAGAAAATGCACCAACTCGTAAACCTAGAACGGGAATGTTGACAAAGTATTTGAACAATCCCGAATATGATCTAGAAAATTCTTTTGTTTTAGGAGATCGTTTAACTGATGTTGAACTGGCTAAAAATCTTGGTGCAAAAGCCATTTTTATGAATGATACTGATGGAGCAGGAAGCAATGAAATTTCAGCAAAACGTGAAGAATTAGACGAAACAATTGTTTTACAGTCAATGGATTGGAAAACGATTTATGAGTTTTTGAAATTAGAAGCGCGTTCAGCATCGATTACCCGTAAAACAAATGAAACCGATATTTACATCAATCTAAACCTTGACGGAACAGGAAAAAGCAAAATCGATACCGGAATTGCCTTTTTTGACCACATGTTGGATCAAATCTCGCGTCACGGACAAATGGACCTGGAAATCCTTGTAAAAGGCGATTTAGAAGTTGATGAGCACCATACAATCGAAGATACAGCTATTGCTTTAGGAGAAGTTTTCGCGAAAGCGTTAGGAAATAAATTAGGAATTGAGCGCTACGGATTCTGTCTTCCAATGGATGATTGTTTGGCACAAGCTGCAATTGACTTCGGAGGAAGAAACTGGTTAATCTGGGAAACGGAATTCAAACGTGAAATGGTAGGAAAAATGCCAACAGAAATGTTCTATCATTTCTTTAAATCATTTACAGATGGAGCAAAAGCCAATTTAAATATCAAAGCAGAAGGAATCAACGAACATCACAAAATCGAAGCCATTTTTAAAGCTTTCGCGAAAGCCATAAAAGTAGCCGTAAAAAGAGATACTGAAAAAATGATTCTGCCAAGTACCAAAGGTATGTTGTAA
- the hisG gene encoding ATP phosphoribosyltransferase, with product MSTLKIAIQKSGRLNEDSIQILKDCGISINNGIDQLKAEASNFPLEVLYLRNSDIPQYLIDGVVDLAIVGDNLLVEKGKGIEVVQKLGFSKCKVSVAVPKTFEYNSVQDLAGLRIATSYPNTVNEYFSKFGLTVDIHQISGSVEIAPNIGLADAIVDIVSSGSTLFKNNLKEVEVILKSEAVLAVSPKVSPEIQKHIDTLKFRIQAVLRARNSKYILMNVPNDKIDAVGKILPVLRSLTVLPLAQEGWSSVHSVIDKDTFWDVIDQLKEVGAEGILVCPIEKMVL from the coding sequence ATGAGTACTTTAAAAATTGCAATTCAAAAATCAGGTCGTTTAAACGAAGACAGTATCCAAATCTTAAAAGACTGCGGAATCTCAATCAACAACGGAATTGACCAGTTAAAAGCAGAAGCTTCCAATTTTCCTCTTGAAGTTTTATATTTAAGAAATTCAGATATTCCGCAATATTTAATTGATGGAGTAGTAGATTTAGCTATTGTTGGCGACAATCTTTTAGTAGAAAAAGGAAAAGGAATTGAAGTAGTTCAAAAACTGGGCTTTTCTAAATGTAAGGTTTCGGTAGCAGTTCCTAAAACATTTGAATACAATTCTGTACAAGATTTAGCAGGTTTAAGAATTGCAACATCTTATCCGAATACAGTTAACGAATATTTTAGTAAATTCGGTTTAACTGTAGATATTCACCAAATTTCAGGTTCTGTGGAAATTGCACCAAATATTGGTCTTGCAGACGCGATTGTAGATATTGTTTCAAGTGGCAGTACTTTGTTTAAAAACAATTTAAAAGAAGTTGAAGTTATCTTAAAAAGTGAAGCGGTTTTAGCTGTTTCTCCAAAAGTTTCTCCGGAAATCCAAAAACACATTGATACTTTGAAATTCAGAATTCAGGCGGTTTTAAGAGCAAGAAATTCTAAATATATTTTGATGAACGTTCCTAATGATAAAATCGATGCAGTTGGAAAAATTCTTCCGGTTTTAAGAAGTTTAACGGTTCTTCCTTTGGCACAAGAAGGTTGGAGCAGTGTTCACTCTGTAATCGATAAAGATACCTTTTGGGATGTAATAGATCAATTGAAAGAAGTAGGAGCAGAAGGAATTTTAGTTTGTCCAATTGAGAAAATGGTACTATAA
- a CDS encoding sensor histidine kinase, translated as MTSLSFKNRIALNYILTTGLLVLVAFSAIYFIVKLTVYNHIDENLNIEIQDHLKEIRMEKKKVIFMDVEEWEEREHNSVDVNPVFVQFLDLNKKIIEKSPNLKNEKLVFHIKKEDFHPFDTKLLGNKIRQIQVPLHLQEKKIGYLIIAMSLSDSSKVLENLLDTLMIAFPIILLLLFFLARFFAGRSIKPINEIINTSKIITKDNLKTRIALPKTRDELFTLSKTINNLLNRIEDAIEREKQFTSDASHELRTPLTVIKGTLEVLIRKPRDNKEYEEKINYCINEVDHLNSLVDQLLMMARFENQKQNIRQENVYLNAIVLDVLTLNSEKIKTKKLNVILDATEEFNIYSDNYLIVTILRNIISNAIKYSKDQTEVKISLSRENNKINCVVLDQGIGIAKEDLESILNPFFRSDSLNHSEIKGTGLGLFIVKRMTDLLQVKFKIESEIGKGTKVLLVFNEFDNSLK; from the coding sequence ATGACATCATTATCTTTTAAAAACAGAATTGCTCTAAATTATATTCTAACAACCGGACTTTTGGTTTTGGTAGCTTTTTCGGCTATTTATTTTATTGTAAAGCTTACAGTCTACAACCATATTGATGAAAATTTAAATATCGAGATTCAGGATCATTTAAAGGAAATCAGGATGGAGAAGAAAAAAGTAATCTTTATGGATGTTGAAGAATGGGAGGAACGAGAGCATAATTCGGTTGATGTGAATCCTGTTTTTGTTCAGTTTTTGGATTTGAACAAAAAAATAATTGAAAAATCTCCTAATTTGAAAAATGAAAAGCTGGTTTTTCATATTAAAAAGGAGGATTTTCATCCCTTTGATACTAAATTGTTAGGAAATAAAATTCGTCAGATTCAGGTTCCTCTTCATTTACAGGAGAAGAAAATTGGGTATTTGATTATTGCTATGTCATTATCAGATTCTTCAAAAGTTTTGGAGAATTTGTTGGATACTTTAATGATAGCGTTTCCAATTATTTTATTGTTGCTGTTTTTTTTGGCTCGTTTTTTTGCCGGAAGAAGTATAAAACCAATAAATGAGATCATAAACACCTCAAAAATTATCACAAAAGATAACTTAAAAACAAGGATTGCGCTTCCAAAAACAAGAGATGAATTGTTTACACTTTCTAAAACAATCAATAATTTATTAAACCGAATTGAAGATGCCATAGAGCGTGAAAAACAATTCACTTCAGACGCTTCTCATGAGTTGCGAACACCTTTAACCGTAATTAAAGGAACACTTGAAGTACTTATACGTAAACCAAGAGATAATAAGGAGTACGAGGAAAAAATAAATTATTGTATTAATGAAGTGGATCATCTAAATTCTTTGGTCGATCAACTATTAATGATGGCTCGTTTTGAGAATCAAAAACAGAATATTCGTCAGGAAAATGTTTATTTGAATGCGATCGTTTTGGATGTATTGACTTTGAATTCAGAGAAAATAAAAACCAAAAAACTAAATGTCATTTTAGATGCTACAGAAGAATTTAATATTTATTCTGATAATTATTTGATCGTTACTATTCTTCGAAATATTATTTCAAATGCAATAAAATATTCAAAAGACCAAACTGAAGTCAAGATTTCATTGTCTAGAGAGAACAATAAAATTAATTGTGTTGTTTTAGATCAGGGAATTGGGATTGCAAAAGAGGATTTAGAATCTATTTTGAATCCGTTTTTTAGGTCAGATTCCTTAAATCATTCCGAAATAAAAGGAACAGGACTTGGATTGTTTATTGTAAAACGTATGACAGACTTGCTTCAGGTTAAATTTAAAATAGAAAGTGAAATAGGCAAAGGAACCAAAGTTTTACTGGTTTTTAATGAGTTTGATAATTCGTTAAAGTAA
- the hisD gene encoding histidinol dehydrogenase: MNKINNPKPETWSDILKRPTQTIDDIEVTVKEIFREVQKKGDEAVAKYTSIFDGISLENYEVTSEEISEAVNLIPSELKEAIELAKNNIYKFHKAQKTDRVEVETIEGVNCWQEKRPIQKIGLYIPGGTAPLFSTVLMLAVPAEIAGCKEIVLCSPPDKKGKINPAILYAANLCGVTKILKVGGIQAIAGMTFGTQCIPKVYKIFGPGNQFVTVAKQLATQFGVAIDMPAGPSELLIVADDTAVPAFVASDLLSQAEHGTDSQVILVSTSKKLIDEVEKEVQSQLEVLPRKAIAEKAIENSKLIYVENDQTALDLINEYGPEHFIICSEYDDFYCNGIVNAGSVFIGNYTPESAGDYASGTNHTLPTNGYAKNYSGVNLDSFMKSMTFQKISEKGIQNIGKAIEAMAEAEGLQAHKNAVTLRLQSCEVSKTS; encoded by the coding sequence ATGAATAAAATCAACAATCCAAAACCAGAAACCTGGTCAGATATATTAAAAAGACCAACGCAGACCATTGACGATATTGAGGTTACGGTAAAAGAAATCTTCAGAGAAGTTCAGAAAAAAGGAGATGAAGCTGTAGCAAAATACACTTCAATTTTTGACGGAATTTCATTAGAGAATTACGAAGTAACTTCAGAAGAAATTTCAGAAGCAGTTAATTTGATTCCAAGTGAATTAAAAGAAGCAATTGAATTAGCTAAAAACAATATCTATAAATTTCACAAAGCTCAGAAAACCGATAGAGTTGAAGTTGAAACTATCGAAGGCGTAAATTGCTGGCAGGAAAAAAGACCAATTCAAAAAATTGGTTTATACATTCCAGGCGGAACAGCTCCTTTGTTTTCAACAGTTTTGATGCTGGCAGTTCCTGCAGAAATTGCAGGTTGTAAAGAAATCGTATTGTGTTCTCCTCCTGATAAAAAAGGAAAAATTAATCCTGCAATTCTATACGCTGCGAATTTATGCGGCGTTACTAAAATCCTAAAAGTAGGCGGAATTCAGGCTATTGCCGGAATGACGTTTGGAACGCAATGCATTCCTAAAGTATATAAAATCTTTGGCCCAGGGAATCAGTTTGTGACTGTTGCAAAACAATTAGCAACTCAGTTTGGCGTTGCAATCGATATGCCGGCTGGACCATCAGAGTTGTTGATTGTGGCTGATGATACTGCAGTTCCAGCTTTTGTAGCTTCAGATTTATTATCTCAGGCAGAACACGGAACAGATAGTCAGGTAATATTAGTTTCGACTTCAAAAAAACTGATTGATGAAGTCGAAAAAGAAGTTCAATCACAGTTAGAAGTATTGCCTAGAAAAGCCATTGCTGAAAAAGCAATAGAGAATTCGAAATTAATTTATGTTGAAAACGATCAGACTGCTTTGGATTTAATCAATGAATACGGGCCAGAACACTTTATTATCTGTTCAGAATACGATGATTTCTACTGCAATGGAATCGTAAATGCGGGCTCTGTTTTTATTGGAAATTACACGCCGGAAAGCGCTGGAGATTACGCTTCAGGAACCAATCATACGCTTCCAACAAACGGTTATGCTAAAAATTACAGTGGTGTAAATCTGGATAGTTTTATGAAATCGATGACATTCCAGAAAATATCGGAGAAAGGAATTCAAAATATTGGAAAAGCCATTGAAGCTATGGCTGAAGCCGAAGGATTACAAGCGCATAAAAACGCTGTGACATTACGCCTGCAGTCCTGCGAGGTTTCCAAAACCTCGTAG
- the hisF gene encoding imidazole glycerol phosphate synthase subunit HisF, which yields MLAKRIIPCLDIKNGRTVKGVNFVDLRDAGDPVELAEIYSAEGADELVFLDISATEERRKTLVNMVRSVAEKINIPFTVGGGISSVEDVDVLLNNGADKVSINSSAVKNPQLINDLAQKFGSQCVVVAIDAKQIDGQWIVHLVGGKVPTELNLFDWAVEVAERGAGEILFTSMDNDGTKNGFANEALAKLSQLVNIPIIASGGAGNIQHFVDSFQKGKADAALAASVFHFKEIEIKALKQELRNNNIEVRI from the coding sequence ATGCTTGCAAAAAGAATTATACCTTGCTTAGATATAAAAAACGGAAGAACTGTAAAAGGTGTTAATTTCGTTGACTTACGTGATGCCGGTGATCCGGTAGAATTAGCTGAAATTTATTCGGCAGAAGGCGCAGATGAATTAGTTTTTTTGGATATTTCAGCAACTGAAGAACGACGCAAAACACTGGTAAATATGGTGCGAAGCGTTGCCGAGAAAATCAACATTCCGTTTACTGTTGGTGGTGGGATTTCATCTGTTGAAGACGTCGATGTTCTGTTGAATAACGGAGCTGATAAAGTTTCTATCAATTCATCGGCAGTAAAGAATCCGCAGTTGATAAACGATTTAGCACAGAAATTTGGAAGTCAGTGCGTTGTTGTGGCTATCGATGCCAAACAAATTGACGGACAATGGATAGTGCATTTGGTTGGTGGAAAAGTACCAACGGAACTGAATCTATTTGACTGGGCAGTTGAAGTTGCTGAACGGGGAGCAGGAGAAATTTTGTTCACTTCAATGGATAACGACGGAACCAAAAATGGTTTCGCCAACGAAGCTTTGGCTAAACTTTCCCAATTGGTAAATATTCCAATTATCGCTTCTGGTGGCGCTGGAAATATTCAGCATTTCGTAGATTCGTTTCAAAAAGGAAAAGCGGATGCGGCTTTGGCGGCAAGTGTTTTTCATTTTAAAGAAATTGAAATTAAAGCTTTGAAGCAAGAATTAAGAAATAATAATATAGAAGTTAGAATTTGA